From a region of the Candidatus Sulfotelmatobacter sp. genome:
- a CDS encoding bifunctional 3,4-dihydroxy-2-butanone-4-phosphate synthase/GTP cyclohydrolase II, translated as MERFSDELRAAMVEAGISAAALAQRSGLTEAAISLLRSGRREPSYRTVRALAAVLPRLAGRSTERSMMDSIESAIADIRAGKMVVVMDDEDRENEGDLVMAAEKVTPEAINFMRKEGGGLICVPLLGERLDALQIPNMVNDNTAPLGTAFSVSVEARGRVTTGISAHDRANTIQALIDPSCGPADFLRPGHTFPLRARDGGVLVRAGQTEASVDLARLAGLYPGGVICEIMDEDGSMMRRPHLEEFSKKHGLRMITVKDLIAYRMRNEKLVERIAEFALPTTYGAFRGVAYESKTDKIAHVALVLGEIGDGKGVLVRVHSECLTGDALHSLRCDCGPQRDAALAAIAREGRGVFLYLHQEGRGIGLSNKLRAYALQDAGADTVEANVLLGLPADKRDYGIGSQILVDLGVKEMRLLTNNPRKIAGLDGFGLRIAERVPIQIAPTPYNVHYMETKRDKMGHMFGAPNPAGAE; from the coding sequence GTGGAGCGATTCTCGGACGAGCTGCGGGCGGCGATGGTGGAGGCCGGAATCTCGGCCGCCGCGCTGGCCCAGCGCTCGGGTCTGACGGAGGCCGCCATCTCGCTGTTGCGCAGCGGGCGGCGGGAGCCGTCGTACCGGACCGTCCGGGCGCTCGCGGCCGTACTGCCTCGCTTGGCCGGCCGCTCGACGGAACGGAGCATGATGGACTCGATCGAGTCGGCGATCGCCGACATTCGCGCTGGCAAGATGGTCGTCGTGATGGACGACGAGGACCGCGAGAACGAGGGCGACCTCGTGATGGCCGCCGAGAAGGTGACGCCCGAGGCGATCAATTTCATGCGTAAGGAGGGCGGCGGCCTGATTTGCGTCCCGCTGCTGGGCGAACGGCTGGACGCGCTGCAGATCCCGAACATGGTCAACGACAACACGGCGCCGCTGGGCACCGCGTTCTCGGTCTCGGTCGAAGCGCGCGGCCGCGTCACGACCGGCATCTCGGCGCACGACCGCGCCAACACGATCCAGGCGCTGATCGACCCCAGCTGCGGGCCCGCCGACTTCTTGCGGCCCGGTCACACCTTTCCGCTGCGCGCGCGCGACGGCGGCGTGCTGGTGCGTGCGGGGCAGACCGAAGCGTCGGTCGACCTCGCGCGTTTGGCGGGCTTGTATCCGGGCGGCGTGATCTGCGAGATCATGGACGAGGACGGCTCGATGATGCGGCGGCCGCACCTCGAGGAGTTCTCGAAGAAGCACGGCCTGCGCATGATCACCGTCAAGGACCTGATCGCCTACCGCATGCGCAATGAGAAGCTGGTCGAGCGCATCGCCGAGTTCGCGCTGCCCACCACCTACGGCGCCTTTCGCGGCGTTGCGTACGAGTCGAAGACCGACAAGATCGCGCACGTCGCGCTCGTGCTCGGCGAGATCGGCGACGGCAAAGGCGTGCTGGTGCGCGTGCACAGCGAGTGCCTGACCGGCGATGCGCTGCACTCGCTGCGCTGCGACTGCGGCCCGCAGCGTGACGCGGCGCTGGCCGCGATCGCGCGCGAGGGTCGCGGCGTGTTCCTCTACCTGCACCAGGAAGGCCGCGGCATCGGCCTGTCCAACAAGCTGCGCGCTTACGCGCTGCAAGACGCCGGCGCCGACACCGTCGAGGCCAACGTGCTGCTTGGGCTGCCGGCCGACAAGCGCGACTACGGCATCGGCTCGCAGATCCTGGTCGACTTGGGCGTCAAGGAGATGCGCCTGCTCACCAACAATCCGCGCAAGATCGCCGGCCTCGACGGCTTCGGCTTGCGCATCGCCGAGCGCGTCCCGATCCAGATCGCGCCCACGCCGTACAACGTGCACTACATGGAGACCAAGCGCGACAAGATGGGCCACATGTTCGGCGCGCCCAACCCGGCAGGCGCGGAATGA
- the ribH gene encoding 6,7-dimethyl-8-ribityllumazine synthase codes for MKTKAEKTAATLPNAAGKRFAIVVADFYADLAAWLQDGAERGLRACGVAPEAIEIVRVPGCFELPLAASRLIEGGKLDGVVALGVVIRGDTPHFDYVAGECARGIMDVQLSTGIPIGFGILTTENRAQAEERADPKRGDKGYEAAVAAATVALIEPKRAGVRVGFR; via the coding sequence ATGAAGACCAAGGCCGAGAAAACCGCGGCGACGCTTCCGAACGCGGCGGGGAAACGCTTCGCGATCGTCGTCGCCGACTTCTATGCCGACCTCGCGGCGTGGCTGCAAGACGGCGCCGAGCGTGGCTTGCGCGCCTGCGGCGTCGCGCCCGAGGCGATCGAGATCGTGCGGGTCCCCGGCTGTTTCGAGTTGCCGCTGGCGGCCTCGCGTTTGATCGAGGGCGGGAAGCTCGACGGCGTCGTCGCGCTGGGCGTCGTGATCCGCGGCGACACGCCGCACTTCGACTACGTCGCGGGCGAGTGCGCACGCGGTATCATGGACGTGCAGCTCTCGACCGGCATCCCGATCGGTTTCGGCATCCTGACCACCGAGAACCGGGCGCAAGCCGAGGAGCGCGCCGACCCGAAGCGCGGCGACAAGGGCTACGAGGCCGCGGTCGCCGCCGCGACGGTCGCGCTCATCGAGCCCAAGCGCGCCGGCGTGCGGGTCGGGTTTCGCTGA
- a CDS encoding IS1595 family transposase, producing the protein MDRTPTTLLEAVTYFADADRAHEYAVRLRWPNGIACPRQGCGSASVQVLAKRRKFRCKECRRDFTAKVGTIFEESPIPFTKWLPAIWLLANTKNGTSSHELGRALGVTQKTAWFMLHRIRVAMKADSFSPLAGEVEADETFVGGRTHKTKVTPTGKRVPIHGPATGKTTVFGMIERGKPSRVRAMVVPDHKRASLLPHIQQNVLPGSVLYTDALRSYRNIGPEYRHEFIDHMVTYVEGRVHTNTIENFWSCLKRTLHGTYIAPRAFHLGAYVDEQVFRFNERKDNDGGRFAKVLKATDGHRLTYAQLTASHTVWRLRPGRVARGIARRAAMQAAPIQGTSDRT; encoded by the coding sequence ATGGACCGGACGCCGACCACCCTCCTGGAAGCCGTGACCTACTTCGCGGACGCCGATCGCGCCCACGAGTACGCCGTCCGCCTCCGGTGGCCGAACGGCATCGCCTGCCCCCGCCAGGGCTGCGGCTCGGCCTCGGTCCAAGTCCTCGCCAAGCGCCGGAAGTTCCGCTGCAAGGAGTGCAGGCGCGACTTCACTGCCAAGGTCGGGACGATCTTTGAAGAGTCGCCCATCCCGTTCACCAAGTGGCTCCCGGCGATTTGGCTCCTGGCGAATACGAAGAACGGCACGTCCTCGCACGAGCTGGGCCGCGCGCTCGGCGTGACGCAGAAAACGGCGTGGTTCATGCTCCACCGCATCCGGGTCGCGATGAAGGCCGACAGCTTCTCCCCGCTCGCAGGTGAGGTCGAAGCGGACGAGACCTTCGTCGGCGGTCGCACCCACAAGACCAAGGTCACGCCGACCGGCAAGCGCGTTCCGATCCACGGGCCCGCGACAGGCAAGACGACGGTGTTCGGTATGATCGAACGCGGCAAACCCTCGCGGGTTCGCGCGATGGTCGTCCCGGACCACAAGCGCGCTTCGCTGCTCCCGCACATCCAACAGAACGTGCTGCCCGGCTCGGTCCTCTACACCGACGCACTGCGGTCGTATCGGAACATCGGGCCCGAGTACCGTCACGAGTTCATCGACCACATGGTCACCTACGTCGAAGGCCGCGTCCACACGAATACGATTGAGAACTTCTGGTCGTGCCTCAAACGCACGCTGCACGGGACCTACATCGCGCCGCGCGCCTTCCACCTCGGCGCCTACGTTGACGAGCAAGTGTTCCGCTTCAACGAGCGCAAGGACAACGATGGCGGCCGGTTCGCGAAGGTCTTGAAGGCCACGGACGGTCACCGCTTGACCTACGCACAGTTGACGGCTTCTCATACGGTTTGGCGCCTGCGCCCCGGACGCGTTGCTCGCGGAATCGCACGCCGCGCTGCAATGCAAGCCGCGCCGATCCAGGGAACGAGCGACCGCACCTAG